The genomic segment GCCGGCAAAATCAACCCCACTAAGACTTCCAGGCAGCCATCGGAGCTGCGTCAGCGCATTTCCCGCAGCTCCGCCGTACACGCTTGCCATCACACTAATCGCTTTACGTTCCGATCCGTTCGGTGCAACCGTCAGAGCAACTTCGGGCGGTATCGCCACGATACGTATTCCGTTCGTGTCCGGTGCTACGTAAGTTAGCGAAGCCGGGAGTCCGCTGGAGGTACGAACGATGCTTGCACCGTTCGGGAGCTCCAATGATGCAGCAACTTTTATTCCGTCAACATCCGCGAGCCCAGCGGGAACTTCGAATTCGAAAGTAAGTTTTGTCACTGCCTCGCCGCGCGCTCCCATATATGGGGCATATACCGTCTGACTGGAGGAATTGTCTCCAACCATGATAGGAACGACCGGTGTCCCTATCACGGTTACTTCATATCCGTAAAATACCGTAAAGCGAAGCGTGTCGCTCGGTCCGTACAAATCATTGGCCGATGCGGTTAGCACCATCCCCACCCAAGCGGCTTCAAATACCGCCATAGCGTCGTTCAAACTGACAGCAGCTTCATCCAAACGAGTCTGAGATTGATTTTCCGCATCGTCGGAAACAGCCTGCGCTGCATCTATCGCGGTCTGGAAGGCAGCGCGGTCTCCTGCTGATGTCTCCCCTACATCCGTACCTTCTGGATGATCCGTCAACGCCTGCTGCGCCGCTGCGATCGCCGTGTCCAGCGCCGTTGGAATGCCCGCTTGTATAACAGCGGTATTAAAGACTTGAACCGCTGCATTTAACTGGCTAACGGCAGTATCCAGTTGATCCTGCGTGTAATTGCCCGCGTTATCGAGAATCTGCTGCGCCGCATCTATCGCAGTTTCGAGCGCGGTGCGCGTTCCTGCCAAAGTTTGCCCTACATCCGTACCTTGCGGATGATCCGTCAATGCCTGCTGCGCCGCCGTGATCGCCGCCCCCAGCGCCGTTGGAATGCCCGCTTGAATAACAGCAGAATTATAGACTTGAACCGCTGCATTTAACTCGTTAACTGCCGTATCCAGTTGAGCTTGCGTGTAATTGCCCGCGTTATCGAGAATCTGCTGCGCCGCATCGATCGCAGTTTCCAGCGCGGTGCGCGTTCCTGCCGAAGTCTGCCCTACATCCGTACCTTGCGGGTGATCCATCAACGCCTGCTGCGCCGCCGTAATCGCCACGTCCAGCGCCGTTGGAACACCCGCTTGTATAATAGCAGCATTAAAGACTTGAACCGCTGAATCTAACTGGCTAACGGCAGTATCCAGTTGATCCTGCGTGTAATTACCCGCGTTATCAAGAATCTGCTGCGCCGCATCCATCACGGTTTCCAGCACGGTGCGGTCTCCTGCCGAAGTCTGCCCTACATCTGTACCTTGCGGATGATCCGTCAATGCCTGCTGCGCCGCCGTGATCGCCGCGTCCAGCGCCGTTGGAACACCCGCTTGTATAACAGCAGCATTAAAGACTTGAACCGCTGCATTTAACTGGCTAACGGCAGTATCCAGTTGATCCTGTGTATAATTACCCGCGTTATCTAGAATCTGCTGTGCCGCATTGGTTGCGGACTGCAGTGCGGTGCGCGTTCCCGCTGACACCTGCCCCACGTTCACCCCTTGCGGATGATCCGTCAACGCCTGCTGCGCCGCCATGATCGCCGCGTCCAGCGCCGTTGGAACACCCGCTTGTATAACAGCGGCATTGAAGATTTGAACCGCTGCATTTAACTGATTAACAGCAGTATCCAGTTGATCCTGCGTGTAATTGCCCGCGTTATCGAAAATCTGCTGCGCCGCATCCTTCGCAGTTTCCAGCACGGTGCGATTTCCTGCTGAAGTCTGCCCTACATCCGTACCTTGCGGATGATTCGTTAACGCCTGCTGCGCAACCGTGATTGCCACGCCAAGCGCCGTAGGAACACCCGCTTGTATAACAGCGGCATTGAAGACTTGAACCGCTGCATTCAACTGGTTAACTGCCGTATCCAGTTGATCCTGCGTGTAATTGCCTGCATTATCGAGAATCTGCTGTGCCGCATTGGATGCGGACTGCAGTGCGGTGCGCGCCCCCGCTGACGCCTGCCCCACGTTCACCCCTTGTGGATGATCCGTCAACGCCTGCTGCGCCGCCGTGATCGCCGCCCCCAGCGCCGTTGGAATGCCCGTTTGAAGAACAGCGGCATTGAAGACTTGAACCGCTGCATTTAACTGGTTAACTGCCGTATCCAGTTGATCCTGCGTGTAATTGCCCGCGTTATCTAGAATCTGCTGCGCCGCATTGGTTGCGGACTGCAGTGCGGTGCGCGTTCCCGCTGACACCTGCCCCACGTTCTCCCCTTGCGGGTGATCCGTCAACGCCTGCTGCGCAACCTTGATCGCCGCGTCCAGCGCAGTCGGAACACCCGCTTGTATAACAGCGGCATTAAAGACTTGAACCGCTGCATTCAACTGGTTAACGGCAGTATCCAGTTGATCCTGCGTGTAATTGCCCGCGTTATCGAGAATCTGCTGCGCCGCATTGGTTGCGGACTGCAGTGCGGTGCGCGTTCCCGCTGACACCTGCCCCACGTTCACCCCTTGCGGATGATCCGTCAATGCCTGCTGTGTCGCCGCGATCATCGCTGCCAATGCCGCGGGATTGCCAGCCTGGACGATTTGCGCATTGAATGCCGCGATTGAAGAAGTCAGAGGAGTTGCGGCGTTAGCCAAGTCGGAGGCGATGGTGGCATTCCCGATTCTGTCGATAAAAAGCATGGCTGCGTCATAGTCTGCCGATAAGTCGTTGTAGGCATTGGCCGAAACTTGTCCTACGCTGGTGCCTACCAGGTAACTTTTCAACAACGACTTGGCGCTAGAGACCGCTTGAAAAAACGCCGTTCCGTCCACAAACGTATGTCCGTTGCTCGACGCATAAACGGCTACGGGAGAATTCGCAATTCCGAATATTTTCAGATTGCCCGGGTTACCCGCAAATACCCCTGTCCCAAAAGTTGTTGCATTGCCTAACACAGTTATGCTTGTTAAGTTGTTATTATAGAATGAACTACTGGCGACATTCGTTACGCTGGCCGGGATAACAAGTTTCGTAATGTGATTGGTGTCGAAAGCCCCGCCATTAATCGTCTTCAAATTTTCCGATAATTTAATTGATGTCAAATTATTCATATAAAAAGAATAGTTGCCGATCGTCGTCACACTATCTGGAAAAACGACTGTTGTAAGCGGATTGTTCTCGAATGCGCTGGCGCCGATCGTTGTCAAACTGTCTGGAAGGTCTATGGAAGTGAGGCCAGTATAACGGAATCCATACGTTTGAATTACCTTTACGTTGTTTGGAATCACGACGCTCGTAATTTTAGGTTTTCCTGTACCGTACGTATCAAATGCTGATCTCCCAATTTCGGTTACCGTCGTACCCGCGTACTCAGCGGGAATAACCACATTCAGATCGGTACCCCTGTAGTCCGTGACCGTTGCGCCATTGGAACCGATTGTAAAAGTAAAATCGTTCTCATCTGCATAAACAGGTATAATCTGCGAAAATGAAGTCCCGAACGTAAATAATGCAATTAATAGACATATGACTGATTTTTTCATGATTTTTCTCCTTTACTTTAACGCTTGAAATGAGATGACGAAGAGCAGAAAATTGTCGGAAGAGCGGGATAGAGATAGGTTTCTGCAACTGGATGGCAACTACATTTGATTATAACGAAGGCTAATAAAAGAATAATGAAAGAATAATGAAAAAATGAGCCAATTTCGCGCAGTATCAATACTTACGGATTTTTCACGTTTTTGTAAAGCCGCTTTTGAAAAATGCCGTAATATCTAAAAGTGATATATTGGAGGGTCTCTTTGAATATTTTTGGCGAACGAACGAGAGGACATCGGAGTCGGGATAGTCAGGCAAATTAGTGTCTCAACGAGGCGATGTGAAGCATTCGGCAATCGGTTGCATGCTGTCGTCGATGCAGCCAACGCCAAATGACAAGAACTTGAGCATATACTAAAAAAGATCGTGATTTAGTTGGTTATAAAAATATCCCGATGTACCAAGGCTTTAAGCCACATCGGGACTGGCTAAGCTGTGACCAATCTATATTTCTAATCAATGACCAACTAAATCTCAAATCACAACTGTTACAACTGGTTGTTTTCCATGGTTTTGCCCTTTCGAATGATATAATACCCTACTAATTCAAAACGACATTATAATATGTATCAAAAAAAAATCTATTTCATTTTATATTACAATTAGCAATTTAGCAGAAAAATAAAGCATAAGCCGCAGATGGCTGAATCGCACGCTGGCTATTACATTCGTCTGCGGCATGACGATGCAGCCCTGTCAGGTAAGCTGCGCCACTTCTTTTGGCAGCTAGCGCTTTGACTTGAATACTTGCCGGCGCCATATGACAACGATGATTAGAAATAAAGCAATGGCACCTGTAAGCAGCCACCCCACCTGCTCATCATTGAGCTGATCTCCCGCAGCGGTTGCAGCCGGATCAGAAGCACCGTGGCCAGCATGCTCGTTACAGTTGGAGTCGGATGCTGGTGTAGTAGTCGCATTCGTCTGCTGCTCGGTATGTGCAGGTGTACAGACATCAGCGGCGGATACCGATAGCAGTGCAGAACTCCAGAGGCTTATTCCAATAAACAATACCATCAAGAAAGTTAGACTAAGGAACTTCTTTTGCATTTGGCGAACCCCCTTTGCGCTTTCGTTTCCCTATATTTTATTCCTGTGCGCCCAGAACGGAAGCTTGGCCAGTAGAATTTTCACAACTGTTAATGCTTATGCAAAAAAGAGCTAGCGTAAACGGCTGATGCCGTCCTTTGGCGGCAAAGCTATCGTTTCGCGCAACGCTATACTTCCCTATATTTAGAAAAAAGCGCCTCACTGCCTGATCTTTTCGACCAGACGGTAAGGCGCTTTGCTGCTGCAACAGATGCAGCGACTTAAACGATTTGTTTTTGCTTGCCAGGCTTGCTTTTTTCAGCTTCCACTAGCTCAGTCCTAGCCGGCCAGAAAGCTTTTTTGCCAAGCAGCGTTGTAATGGCTGGCACGAGGAATGGTCTTACAATGAACGTATCCATCAGCACGCCAATCGCTGTAATTACGCCGAACTGCACCAATACCTGAATAGGGAGCGTCGCTAGAACCGCGAACGTAGCAGCAAGGATCAACCCTGCGGACGTAATGACGCCGCCAGTCTCTGCTACACCTTCGCGAATGGCTTGCTTGAGCGGCATTTTCGCTTTTTTCTTCCAAATGCTCGAAATCATAAAAATGTTATAGTCCTCGCCAAGAGCAATGAGGAACACGAAGGCATACAGCGGAATCGCTCCTTGAATCGCTTCTGCGCCCATACCATAATGCAAAATAATCCAGCCGAGGCCTAAAGCAGAGCCAAATGACAATAATACGGTGGCAATTAAATAAAGGGCTGCAACGATGGAGCGCAAATATACGATGAGCAGCACTAAAATCATCCCAATGACGAGCGGGATAATGACTTTATTGTCCCGGTCGGTCAACAGCTGCGAATCATGCTGCGTTGCCGTCTGTCCGCCTACCCATACTTTGGCCGCCGCGCTCTCCACGCCTGCTTTATCCAGCGCTTCCTCTGCTGCTCCGCGAAGAAGCGGAACCAGATCCATGGCCTCCTGCGAGTAAGGATTAATGTTTAGCGTTACCTGAACGGATTGCAAATTGGGGTCCTCTTCACTTTGAACCGGCTCCGATACGGAATCAACGAGATCCATATCCGAAAGGCTGGCGACTAGCTCTACCGGCTTGCCCTCGGTTTGAGCCGCCACGGTTATTGGAGCCAATTGGCCTGGTGTGAAAGCTGTTGAAATCGTATCAAAGCCTTCACGCGAAGGCATATCTTTCGGGAAGGACGACAATAAATCATACGTAAACTTAACCTGTGGAGCAAAACCAGCCAGCGCACCGAGAAAAATAACGCTCGCGATAACAACGGTCCAAGGCTTCGCCACGACCAGGCTTCCTACTGCTGTGCCCAGCTTGCTGCCTTGGCGGCGCGGGCGAAACGGCTTGCTGCGCTTCTCTGCCCGCTGCTGCTGCATACCTTCGGTGCGGGGAATGAACGGGAAAAATGAAGCCCTTCCCATAATGGACAATAGCGCAGGCACAAGTGTCAGGCTGGCAATGCCCATAATGAAAATAGACAAGCTGAATGGAATAGCAAAGCGCTGGTAAGCACCATATTTGGCGGCAAGCAGCGCCAGCAAGGACAGAACGACCGTGAAGCCGCTCATTGCAATCGCTCCTGATGCATCACGGAAGGCGATTTTGAGCGCCGTCATCTTATTGTCTTCCCGCTCCAGCTCTTGGCGGAAATGTGAAATAAAGAACAGGCAGTAGTCTGTGCCTGCACCAAACAACAGCACCGTCATGATCGAAATGGCTTGGGCATCTACTGTAATCCAGCCCTCTGATGCAAGCCAGCCGAGAATAGGACTCGTAACCAAATATGCGAACCCTACGCCTACAATCGGAACGACCGCCAAAATCGGCGAACGATAAATAAGCAATAGTAGAATAAGTACAATCAGCACCGTAGCAATAAGCAGCGATACATCCGCTCCTTTAAACAAGGCTGATGCGTCGACCTGAATGCCCACGGGCCCGCTGATTCTCGCACTCAGCGCATCAACACCCGTTGTTGCCGCGTCAAACGGGCTCGTGCCGCCTGCCGCTTCTTTAACAAGCTCTTGCATTTTCTCCAAATTGCTGCGCAAAATTTCCGTATCCGTATTTTCTGCAAAGGTAATCGGTTGAACAAGCGTGCCTCCGTCTTCCGATGCCAGCTTTGAGAGCGCAGGAGCCGGCATTTGATGCAGGGGCAGCAATTCTCCTTGTTCTGGCAGCGGCTGCTCGCTGAGGAGCTGCGACGTTTTCTGAATGAGCGCATAATCCTCTTCCGTAAGCCCGGCATCCCTATGCCATACAAGCAGGGCCGGCACACCAGCCCCATTCGGGAATTTATCCTTTATTAATTGATCTGCAAGCACGGACGGGCTGTCTGTTTCCAGATTGGGCGCATTATTTTTCTCTTGCCCACCAACAGCAGGAAGCCACATGGTTAAAGCCCCTGCAAGCACGATCCATACGATAACGGTAATCCAGCGTGTACGGCGGCCCGCAACCGCACTGCCTAATTTCTCTAGCATTACTCCCATCCTCCGTTTCACATCTTCAGTCATTTGGTTTAAAATAGATTTTGTAGACTAAATTAATTATATATACTCGAAGGTTAATTAATCAACTGCTTTTATTACAATTACATGAACATGGAGGGTCACGACATGGTAGATGAACAAGAAAAGCGCAAACCTGGCCGTCCAAAAGGCAGCAGCACCGCTCAAACGATGGAGAAAATTTTATTTACGGCATCGTATCAATTTATGGAGCTTGGCTTCGAGAAAGTATCGCTCGACGGCGTTGCCAAAGCATCCGGCGTTACCAAGGCGAGCGTCTACTACTATTTCAATAATAAAGCGGTGCTTTTTACCGAGGCGATTTTATTCGTCTTAAATATTGCTTACCAGCAAACGCGTAAAATCATTACCGGTTCCGGAGAGCTTAAGGACCGACTGCTTATTGTGGCTGAACGGCATATGGCGAACGCCCATGTCGACTTTGAAACGATGATGCGCGAAGCGGCTCCAGGCCTCACAGAGGAGCAAACGTTAACCATCCGTGCCGGAGAAGCCCGGCTCCATGAGCTGCTCGCTGGTATTTTTCAAGAGGCTATGGATAAAAAAGAGCTGGTTTCAGGCAACCCGCTGCTGCTTGCCCACGCCTATACCGCTATGCTGAGCATCCGCAACCGTAAAAAAGTTGTCAATGATGAAGCTTCACTCAAGCAAACGGCGCGCGAGCTGGTAGAACTGTTCTGGCATGGCGCCGCCCCCCATTAGTACGTGCGCCAGCTTGGAGGAGCTAGGCGGGCGTTCTAGCGGGCGTTCTAGCGATCCTTCTGCTTTACGCTGACGCTTGCCGCGAAACCATAAAAAAAGACTCCCTTCAGCCTCCAAGGGCGAAGAAAGTCTCCTAATGATTTAAGCTGCTGCTTTGTCCCGGCACCGGCTACAAAATAATAAAAGCAAACACGATGGCAAGCGCAAAGCGGTAGTAGGCGAACCAAGATAAACGCAGCTTTTTGATTAAATTAATAAAAGTAACGACAGCAATAAGTGCTACGATAAACGCGGTAATAAAACCAATCAAAAACAACGGCATATCCGCCATCGTCAGAAATTCACGGCTTTTAATCAGGTCTATTCCGCTTGCTCCCGCCATCATCGGCACCGATACGATAAATGTAAATTCTGCAGCAGCCTTCTGGCTCGCCCCGAAAAACATACCCCCCGATATCGTCGAACCGGAACGCGAGAAGCCCGGCCATAGCGCCAATACCTGGAAGCAGCCAATCGCAAGAGCCTGCTTGTACGACAGGTCATCCAGCTCTTCAGCCGTTACTTTCCGCTTAATCCGGTCAGCGAAGATCATCAGAATACCGCCTGCGACGAGACCAACCAATACCGTAGTTGTACTAAACAAATATTCTTTAATAAATCCATGAAATACGACACCGATTAGACCTGCCGGAAGCATAGCAAGCGCAATATGCAGCGCGTTCATCCCGGATGATTTGGAGAAGTTGAAGTTCAATAGCTTCAAGAACCTTTTGCGATAAAGCACCAGCACGGCCAGCACCGCTCCAAATTGAATGACGACCTCAAAGGTTTTCGCACGGTCTCCTGTAAAGTTAAGCAAATCCGCGAGTAAAATGAGATGCCCTGTCGATGATACAGGTAGAAACTCCGTCAAACCTTCCACGATTCCCATCAGAATCGCATTTAATAAATCCACCATTCTCCTGCCTCCTGCATCCTAATCTCTAATTTCTAATCTCAAATAAACTCTATTATTGTAACACATGACTTCCGCCAAGTCTTGCTCAGCAAGTCCCAGATTTTCGACAACGGAAGCTTGGTTTTTGCAACTAGTTATAAGGGCCTTCCGTATTAGTCGTGTGATATTTTCAACGTATGCCAAGAAGGGAGCCTGCACTATTGAATCAACAAGAAAACATGCCAAATAGCCCACTCCATAAAAGAGAAGGCGACCCGCTCGCGCTCACCAAGAGCGAAGTGATTATGCAGCCGGATATTACCGCTCAATTAAGCGGCACATGGAAAAAGCTCGCGTTTTGGATAAAAATGACGGCCGCTCTCACGATGCTGTTCGGCTTGTTTCAAACGATCGCCAGCCTGCTGCAATTTGGCCTCGGCACGATTGCCGGGCTGCTGGAAATCAGCATCGCCGTCGTCTTGTTCCTGCTAGGGAAACAGGTAGGCAAGCTTGCTGGCCATTCGGATGAAAATGCGATGCTCAAGCTGGCGCAGCGGCTGCTGCTTTATTTTCGGCTGCAAGCCGCCTTTATCGTTACGTTCGCTATCGTCTTCATGATCATTGCCGTGACCGTCATTCATTTTCTCGTGGATTGGGACTGGGCCATTAACCTTATGCAGCACGGGCGAAAAATGAACAAGCTGCTCTCGCGTCTGGAAAGCTTGTATAACATCGTTACGGGCTGGTTCTCATAGCGAACTGGAGACGATAATTTCGATTTTGCGAATGCGATGCGTCTCTTTCTCGCGAATGATGAATGTCAGCTCCGCATACGTCCACGCCTCCCCTACAGGGAGGTCGGGCATTCGGTTAAACAGCCAGCCGCCAATGGAATCCACCTCTTCACTTTCTAAATGGCTTCCCGTCGCTGTATTCACCTCGCTAATGAGCGCATTGCCATTTACCATAAACCTCCCCTCCCCTAGCTGGTCGATTTCCTTCACTTCATCCGCATCAAATTCATCGCGAATTTCGCCTACGATCTCTTCGATAATATCTTCAATCGTTATCAGCCCTGATGTCCCGCCATATTCATCGAGCAAAATCGACATATGCACCCGTTCCGTTTGCATCGTTCGCAGCAGCTTTTTAATCGGCATAACCTCCGGCATAAACATGACGGGCTGCATGAGCGAGCTTACCTCGGTCGTCTTCTGATCTACATAATGCATAAAAAACTGCTTCGTATTAATGACGCCGATAATATTATCCTTGCTCCCTTGCGCCACTGGAAAACGCGTATATTGCTCGCGTTTGATCGTCGCAACATTTTCCTCATGCGGCTTATCGCTATACAAGCACACCATGTCGGTACGCGGCACCATAATTTCTCTCGCCAGCCGCTCGTCGAATTCAAAAATCCGGTTCACATAGCTGAGCTCGCTTTTATTGATTTTGCCGCTTTCGTAGCTTTCGGACATAATATGCCGGATTTCCTCTTCGGAATGCGCTTCATGCTCATTAGCCGGCTTAAAGCCGACTAATCGCACCAGCCCATTTGCCGAACCATTCAACAGCCAGATGAACGGAAAAAACAGCCGGTAAAACCAAATGATGAGCGGCGCTGTGAACTGGCTAATTTGCTCAGACTTAATAATGGCCAGCGTCTTCGGCGCAAGCTCTCCAAGCACGACGTGCAGGTAGGTCACAAGACTAAAGGAAACGACAAAAGACAGCACATCGGCAAAATCGCCCACGACGCCCCAATGATGCAGCAGCGGATGCAGCACCTCATGAATCGTCGGCTCGCCGAGCCAGCCAAGTCCGAGCGCTGTTATCGTAATCCCTAGCTGGCAGGCCGACAAATAGCCATCCAAATTGTTAATGACCTTGTCTACCGCAGCCGCATTTTTCGCGCCTTCCGCGACCATTTGATGCACGCGGCTTGCCCGCAAACGGATGACAGCGAATTCAGTCGCCACAAAAAAAGCGGTAAAAATAAGCAAAATTACGAATACCGTCAGCTTCCAAATCATGCCGAATCTCCTCTGCCATTTTGGACTATGCCCTATTGTTTCCATGAACGGCGAAAATCATTACAAATGGCCCGGCTGAAATGAAAAAAGCCCGCAAGGCGGGCTGTAAAGCTACAGCTGCCTGCGGGCATTTTATAAGAAGCATGGACTAATTTCGGACTAATAGCCTACCTCAACGGATGCATTGACAATGTAAATCAAATCGTTGCGGTCCGCCTTGTCCGGCAGCACAATGCCGCTTGTCGTCAGCATGCCGCCGTCCACAAGCTCCACAGTTACCGTTCCATAAGGAAGCACCGCTTTCACTTGCTCGATATCCAGCAGCTCCTTGTCGCAAGGAACAGCAAGGCGCACTCTGACCTTCATCGCATCCAGCGTTCCGCCAGGCAAAATTTCAAGCAGGCCCGGCATCGAATTGTGATGAATCGCATTTTGCACAGCCCGTACCGCCGCTTTCGTAACGTCTTGACCATGCAGGTCGCAGCCCATGCCGATTTCAATAAACAGCAGCTTTTCCATCGTTGCTCCTCCTTCTTATTCCTTATTGCTAATTCCATATAGCTTGCCAATACAGCTGCAATTGTTATTCGCCTTCATAATTCGGATCATTCGCTAGATCATCCGCATAACGCTGCAAATCCTCAATGGCGCTGCTCTCTTGCTTATGCGTCCCGATCTCCGGCAGCAGCTCGGTCAGATCCGGCGGCTGAAGCAGCTCGATTGGCGACATCCCTTTATCAAACTGGAACGAATCCCCTTCAATGACGACAACATACCGGCCATTATGCTTGGCAAAATGCAGCGCTGTACCGAATTCGGCCAGCAAGCCTTTAACCGTTACGCTGTCCAGCTTGAACGTAAACGGCAAATCCGGCTTTTGCTCCACAAGCGCTGCCGATGCCAATGTCACCTGCTCCTGTGACCAGTATTCATGAATATCGCGTTTCTCGCTGTGGGCCCATACCTCAATCGCATTTTCTTCCTCGTGGCGTTCAGTGCTCTCCGTCACGCCCTCCCACTTGTCATCCATATACTGCTGTACCATGTCCAGAAGCTGGTCGCTCATCACTTCCGGAAGCGGCTTCTCATAGGATACGTACTTGAGAAAATCCTCAAAATAGCGGGCATGCGACGCCTGATGAATTTTCAGCTCCCAATGCTCCAATATTCCCTCCTCGGGCATATGCGGATATTGAATCGACTTGATGCTGCGGGCGCTAATCGCCATTTCCACTTGCGAAATCAAATTGCGCTCATCGGAGATGCGGGCGATTTTCGGCTCAAAGTCACATTTTAGAAGGAATAAAAAGGGCTCATCAAAAAAAGTATTCAGCTTCGCTCTTGCAATTATAAAAGCACCGCCGCGCACCGCGCTCGTATCCATATAAATATGCACCAGCTCGTCAGCAATGCCAATATAACGCTCCTTGTTGTCCGCATCACGCAGCCGCTGGAACAAATTATAGTTCTGATTGCTGCCCAACTCATAGCCAGGCTCGACCATGAAGCGGCCGATTTTTGTCGGCGCATTTTCCGAATTCGGGTTGCGTTCTACTTTGCGCTTAACGATGCGGGCAAACTCCCCATCCAAAAATCGCTTAATCTCGCTATCTTCATAATCCTCTTCCTCCAGCGTCTGATAATGCTTGTACCGTTTGGAGGAGCTGCTGTCCTCTCCCTCAGTAACAATGACGAAAAAGGATAAATACTCCATTATAAAATCCACGTTTATGACCCTCCGCTTGTATAAGCCTTTTCCTGATATAAATAAGCCGGCTTTAATTCCGTATCGTCATAGCTCCGATGCCATACTGCTGTCGTTGCCGGGGACATTGGCGGTATAAGCCATGACCAGCGGCCTGTAACCGCACGTCCCTGTTCCTTCTCCTGCTTCTCAAAGCGCGTAAACTGTTCGGCCGCCGTATGATGGTCCACGATGCTCGCGCCATGCTTCTTGAACGAATGAATGACGGCCGCATTCAGCTCTACCAGTGCACGATCTTTCCAAAGGGACGTATTCGTCGTCATATCTAATCCCATTAATCTCGCGACGGCAGGCAACTGATTGTA from the Paenibacillus sp. BIHB 4019 genome contains:
- a CDS encoding hemolysin family protein, with the translated sequence MIWKLTVFVILLIFTAFFVATEFAVIRLRASRVHQMVAEGAKNAAAVDKVINNLDGYLSACQLGITITALGLGWLGEPTIHEVLHPLLHHWGVVGDFADVLSFVVSFSLVTYLHVVLGELAPKTLAIIKSEQISQFTAPLIIWFYRLFFPFIWLLNGSANGLVRLVGFKPANEHEAHSEEEIRHIMSESYESGKINKSELSYVNRIFEFDERLAREIMVPRTDMVCLYSDKPHEENVATIKREQYTRFPVAQGSKDNIIGVINTKQFFMHYVDQKTTEVSSLMQPVMFMPEVMPIKKLLRTMQTERVHMSILLDEYGGTSGLITIEDIIEEIVGEIRDEFDADEVKEIDQLGEGRFMVNGNALISEVNTATGSHLESEEVDSIGGWLFNRMPDLPVGEAWTYAELTFIIREKETHRIRKIEIIVSSSL
- a CDS encoding Lin0512 family protein translates to MEKLLFIEIGMGCDLHGQDVTKAAVRAVQNAIHHNSMPGLLEILPGGTLDAMKVRVRLAVPCDKELLDIEQVKAVLPYGTVTVELVDGGMLTTSGIVLPDKADRNDLIYIVNASVEVGY
- a CDS encoding DUF3900 domain-containing protein, whose amino-acid sequence is MDFIMEYLSFFVIVTEGEDSSSSKRYKHYQTLEEEDYEDSEIKRFLDGEFARIVKRKVERNPNSENAPTKIGRFMVEPGYELGSNQNYNLFQRLRDADNKERYIGIADELVHIYMDTSAVRGGAFIIARAKLNTFFDEPFLFLLKCDFEPKIARISDERNLISQVEMAISARSIKSIQYPHMPEEGILEHWELKIHQASHARYFEDFLKYVSYEKPLPEVMSDQLLDMVQQYMDDKWEGVTESTERHEEENAIEVWAHSEKRDIHEYWSQEQVTLASAALVEQKPDLPFTFKLDSVTVKGLLAEFGTALHFAKHNGRYVVVIEGDSFQFDKGMSPIELLQPPDLTELLPEIGTHKQESSAIEDLQRYADDLANDPNYEGE